CTACCGGTGCTGTAGGCCGAACGATGCTGAAAATTTTGGAAGAGCGCAATTTTCCTGTCAAAAGGATTTTGCCTCTGGCTTCTTCGCGCTCCGAGGGTCAGACCGTTGAGTTCATGGGCAGTACAGTAAGGGTTGAAGAAGCAAAACCCTCGTCCTTTGAGGGTATAGATATAGCGCTTTTTTCCGCCGGAAAGGACGTAAGCCTAACTTTAAGCCCCGAAGCCGTAAAAAGGGGAGCGGTGGTGATCGACAACAGCAACGCCTTCAGGATGGACCCCGACGTTCCCCTAGTAGTGCCGGAGGTCAATCCTCAGGACCTCTATAAGCACAAGGGCATTATCGCCAACCCCAACTGTTCGACCATTCAGATGGTGGTTGTTCTAAAACCCATCCACGACAGGGCGCGGATAAAACGGGTAGTAGTTTCCACGTACCAGGCGGTATCGGGGACCGGCCTTGAGGCCATAGAAGAATTGAAACTTCAGTCAAAAAAGGTCCTCGAAGGAGAGAAACCGGAGCCCTGCGTTTATCCCCACCAGATAGCCTTCAACCTCCTTCCGCATATAGACGTTTTCGACGATACGGGTTATACAATGGAAGAATGGAAGATGATCAGGGAGACAAAGAAGATAATGGGGGATGAAAACATAGCTGTGACCGCCACCACCGTTCGGGTGCCGGTGCTGAACTGCCATTCGGAATCGGTAAACATAGAAACTTACGAGAAGGTTACCCCCGAAGAAGCCCGTCGGATTCTTTCCGGTGCTCCGGGCGTCGTGGTGATGGACGATCCTGCAAATAAAGTATACCCGATGCCGGCAT
The DNA window shown above is from Thermosediminibacter oceani DSM 16646 and carries:
- a CDS encoding aspartate-semialdehyde dehydrogenase — translated: MNGYNVAVVGATGAVGRTMLKILEERNFPVKRILPLASSRSEGQTVEFMGSTVRVEEAKPSSFEGIDIALFSAGKDVSLTLSPEAVKRGAVVIDNSNAFRMDPDVPLVVPEVNPQDLYKHKGIIANPNCSTIQMVVVLKPIHDRARIKRVVVSTYQAVSGTGLEAIEELKLQSKKVLEGEKPEPCVYPHQIAFNLLPHIDVFDDTGYTMEEWKMIRETKKIMGDENIAVTATTVRVPVLNCHSESVNIETYEKVTPEEARRILSGAPGVVVMDDPANKVYPMPAYLSGKNEVFVGRIREDFTVPCGLNLWIVADNLRKGAAYNAVQIAEYLVRNKLV